From Asterias amurensis chromosome 3, ASM3211899v1, a single genomic window includes:
- the LOC139934413 gene encoding breast cancer anti-estrogen resistance protein 1-like isoform X3 has protein sequence MAEYTQHVLAKALYDNNAEAPDELSFRRGDIVTVLEQNTSGLEGWWLCSLNGRQGIAPGNRLKILAGMYESPHSPPPSQTAQKIKTPQLIGQSYIYDSPSAARNPLSRGHEDYDIPRNPGTGYNTQQLAPLAVPVAQNNFTQQLSGDETYDVPPSLLASKSPSPTDVYDSPANHRKQSSEDLYDSPKKQLQQDVYDVLPAAKDPKVPMDIYDTPPMKGRGVGSPSPPKSPTEVYDVPSLLQGAQKGLTPSPEPLPHSNEKLIQRANSLDLYDTLPGQKYPTDVYDVPPAHELSAKRPSLQNEGRTSKDDLYDSPSNIPSSEGLYDSPGKTKIHITSVGNGLHSSDNVYDIPPQVTRDKPRSGRSSPVYGRSTEELEGKMNLLTMSRLTKSADSLDDWSGILDINSAMDLLSEKQQVLETAIAYLMSYVSSTWRHQSNLEPRIREIQSACKQLKLALEEFLEFADTCMTGAVRHSEETWHESLSKAVNCLKESHTSMIRCSASLDEMNWQVSKLIYKPGSTVASELDQFALAARSVSDDMKRFVVLIQENAASLFRVSFSRNLSNPQERPLPNPPLKSSNANWHSAEKETAQRKGVQARPLPRLPPGDAPFPGQADDLDHTPRKEGTADYGYLTKKDPLVNRQIIVTDPNAKQPSVLLPNDKQILEFYVNDIESLVNTMSNAIDVFFTCIEANQPPKVFVAHSKHIILVGHKLVFIGDTLHHNLQHQEVRTRIIRCSDFLCDCLNVAVNTTKSAALQYPGVQPLQEMVDRITDAANATQDLKAAILQCAAL, from the exons CACGTGCTAGCCAAAGCGCTGTATGACAACAATGCAGAAGCCCCGGACGAGTTGTCCTTTCGACGGGGTGACATAGTGACCGTACTGGAACAGAATACCAGCGGCTTAGAAGGATGGTGGCTATGCTCACTCAACGGTCGCCAGGGTATCGCTCCCGGTAACCGGCTAAAGATACTAGCAGGAATGTATGAGAGTCCACACAGCCCGCCTCCCTCTCAGACTGCACAAAAG ATAAAGACCCCACAGCTGATTGGACAATCCTACATCTACGACAGTCCGAGTGCAGCCCGTAACCCCCTATCAAGGGGCCATGAAGACTACGACATCCCAAGGAACCCAGGGACGGGGTACAACACTCAACAGCTTGCCCCCCTTGCAGTGCCCGTCGCCCAGAATAACTTCACTCAGCAGCTCTCTGGAGATGAAACTTACGATGTGCCACCGAGCCTTCTCGCTTCCAAATCACCTTCGCCAACGGACGTCTACGACTCTCCGGCGAACCATCGGAAACAGTCGAGCGAAGACTTGTATGACTCGCCGAAGAAGCAGCTGCAGCAGGACGTTTATGATGTGTTGCCTGCCGCTAAGGATCCCAAAGTACCCATGGATATCTACGATACTCCCCCCATGAAAGGGAGAGGTGTGGGCAGTCCCAGTCCGCCCAAGTCGCCGACTGAGGTATATGATGTACCGAGCTTGTTGCAGGGAGCTCAGAAGGGTTTGACCCCGTCGCCTGAGCCTCTTCCACATTCGAATGAGAAACTCATTCAGAGAGCTAACTCATTGGACTTGTATGACACTCTACCTGGGCAGAAATACCCAACAGACGTGTACGATGTACCACCAGCTCATGAACTGTCTGCCAAGAGACCATCCCTTCAGAATGAAGGCAGAACCAGTAAGGATGATCTGTACGATAGTCCATCCAATATACCATCATCCGAGGGACTGTATGATAGcccaggtaaaacaaaaattcacatcACAAGTGTTGGCAACGGTCTACACAGTTCGGACAATGTTTATGATATTCCGCCACAGGTCACAAGAGACAAGCCCCGGTCGGGAAGGTCGAGCCCGGTATACGGCAGATCAACGGAGGAACTTGAAGGTAAAATGAATCTGTTGACAATGTCCAGGCTTACAAAATCAGCAGACAGTCTCGATGACTGGTCAGGAATACTGGACATAAACTCTGCCATGGACTTACTCAGCGAAAAGCAGCAAGTGTTGGAGACGGCCATCGCTTACCTGATGAGCTACGTAAGTAGCACTTGGCGTCATCAGTCCAACCTGGAGCCGCGAATCCGTGAAATCCAGTCGGCCTGTAAACAGCTAAAGCTTGCCTTGGAGGAATTCCTAGAGTTCGCCGACACGTGTATGACAGGTGCCGTGCGACACAGTGAAGAAACCTGGCATGAGAGCCTTAGCAAAGCTGTTAACTGTCTTAAAGAGTCGCACACCTCCATGATTAGATGTAGTGCCTCATTGGATGAGATGAACTGGCAAGTGTCCAAGCTCATCTACAAACCAGGCTCGACAGTGGCCAGCGAACTTGATCAGTTCGCCCTCGCTGCAAGAAGCGTCAGTGATGACATGAAAAGGTTTGTTGTCCTGATTCAGGAGAATGCAGCTTCACTATTCCGCGTCTCCTTCAGTAGAAACTTGAGTAACCCCCAGGAGCGTCCATTACCGAATCCTCCTCTCAAGTCTTCCAATGCAAACTGGCATTCTGCAGAGAAGGAGACCGCACAGAGGAAAGGGGTTCAGGCAAGACCCCTTCCTCGGCTTCCACCTGGTGACGCCCCTTTTCCAGGACAGGCTGATGATCTAGACCACACCCCTAGAAAGGAAGGCACTGCAGATTATGGCTATTTAACAAAGAAAGACCCCCTTGTGAACAGGCAGATCATTGTTACAGACCCAAACGCCAAGCAGCCTTCGGTCCTCCTTCCAAATGACAAACAAATCTTGGAGTTTTATGTCAACGACATCGAGTCGCTAGTGAACACCATGAGTAATGCAATTGATGTGTTCTTCACCTGCATCGAGGCCAACCAACCACCCAAGGTCTTTGTTGCTCACAGTAAGCACATTATCCTCGTCGGACACAAGTTGGTTTTTATCGGCGACACGCTCCACCACAATTTACAACACCAGGAGGTGCGCACTCGGATCATTCGCTGCAGCGATTTCTTATGTGATTGCCTGAACGTTGCTGTGAACACCACCAAGTCGGCGGCGTTGCAGTATCCAGGCGTGCAACCGCTACAGGAAATGGTAGACAGGATCACCGATGCTGCAAATGCCACACAGGACTTGAAAGCAGCTATTTTGCAGTGTGCTGCTCTGTAa